The Ignavibacteria bacterium sequence GTCAATTGAACCGTTGTCTTTATTATATTTTACAGCATTGCTTAGTATGTTTGTAAAGAGCCTGTTAATTTCATTCTGGTCAGCCTTGAGTTTGGTTCCCGGAGAATCGATGTGAAAGTTGACGGTAATTTTTTTCTTGTGGAGTTCAAGTTCGAGGAATTCGATAATGGATCTGACAGTCTGACTGATTTCAAGCTCTTTAATTTCGCGCTGTGTTTTCTTGAGTTCCATTCTGGAAATATCCAGCAGGTCGTTTACCATTACAACCAGGTTCTGCAGCCTTGTGTAGGATCTTTCAAGGAAGTCCTTCTGCTGCTCTGGTGAAACGTTAACTTCGTTGTCCAGAATTATCTTAAGAAAACCAATTACGGCTGCAATGGGCGTTTTCAGCTCATGCGCCACCATGGAAACGAACTGTGACTTTATGGCTTCAACCTTAACGGATTCCGTTATATTTCTTATTACTGTAACAACGCCTGCCAGCGATCCGTCCGCATGCGGAACAGGTGAGCAGGTGGCCTCAATAACCAGCTCTTTGTTAGGTTTGAGCTCAATCTGTGTAGAATATGAATTCGGGATGTAGGTTTCGGAATCAATGAATTTTTTGATGATCTGTGTAATTTCATCAGGAAGGATTTCGAGGATTACATCCCCGATAAATATTTCATGAAGATCCAGGTACTTCAGGGCACTGGAATTATAGAGTACCAGTTCACCGGTCTTGTTTACTACCAGCGCTCCCTCGGTAATTGAATCAATTATGGTTTTTAATCTTGTCTTCTCATAGGCTATCTCCAGGAGCCTCTCCTCCCTCTCTTTTCTCAGCCTTTCGGCCTCCAGTATTAAGAGGCGCTTCTCATAGCCTTTCCTGAGCTGGAGAAGGAGTTCGTCCGGAGTAAACGGTTTGGGAATGTAGCTGTAAGCACCCAGCTTTGTGGACTCAATTGCAGTGTCATAACTTGCATATGCAGTTGCAATAAAGCATACAGTATTCGGATTTGCCTTACGGATCTCCTTGAGCACCTGGATGCCGTCAATATCAGGCATCCTGAGGTCAATGATAGCCAGATCAAACTCGTTCATCTTGGCCAGGCGGATCCCTTCGGTTCCGTTTTCCGCAGCCTCGGCATAAAAGCCTTCGCTTTCCAAAAGACGCTTTGTGCCGAGCCTGAGTCCCCTTTCATCATCCACAATCAGGACATGTGGTTTATGGTTTTCCACTTGTTTTCCCTTTTTTTATTTTAGGAACATATTTCAGAACAGATGATGAATTTAAAGCCAGATACTTATCCCGGATAAATTTACGAATAATAATTGATATACATTATATAAAAATCAGGCCACAGTTTCAAAGAAATGCTCCAGTTTTTTAAGGAGCTCTTCAAAAACTATAGGCTTGTTGAGCACTGCATCGCACTTTATCCATTCCTTCTCCTCGCTTGTAGAGGAGCCGAATTTATAGCCCGTAAGGTACGTTGCGCTTGTAAGAAGAAATACGGGAATATTTTTTCCGTAGGGATCTCTTTTTATCCTATGGCAAAGAATGAAACCCGAATCGTGCTCTTCCATGATAAGGTCTAAAATTGCGGCATCAGGCTTTTCTTTCTTAAACTCGTTCCAGCCATCTTCCACGTTTTCAGCTGTAATAATTTCATAGCCTTTGGATTTCAGCAAGATCGTATGCTGTTCAAGAAGATCAATATCGTCATCAACCAGAAGAATTTTTTTTACTTTTTCGTGAACTGACATTTATTCAACTCCTTAGTTCATAATAGTTTGATTGTTAAGATGAGAAGGAAGCTTCAGCGTGAATGTAGTCCCCTCACCCAGTTTACTTTGAACCCCAATGTCTCCTCTGTGCATTTTTATGATGCCATAGGTTATTGCCAGGCCGAGGCCTGTGCCCTTTCCCATTTTCTTTGTAGTAAAGAAAGGGGTAAACAGCTTACTTAAATTTTCTTTTGGTATGCCGCAGCCCGTATCCTTAAATTCCACGACGAGATATTCCTCCTGCCTCAATACCCTTACAGATACATTCTTATCTTTCTTGTCCTCAAAAGATTCAAATGCGTTGTTCAGGACGTTAAGGAACACTTCCTTAATCTGGTCGGCATCGGCTTCAATAACCGGTTCTTCAGCCGTATTTTCCAGGACTATCTTTACGTCCTTATAGACCGGATTAATGGAAAAAGCCTTCATGATCTTGGATAAAAGCTCCCAGATATTGATTTTCGAAAGTTTCAGCTTCCCCTGACGCGCAAAGTTCAGAAGATTAGCTACAATATACTTGCAGCGGTTGGTCTCATCGATTATCATGTTGAGATCTTCCGTGTACTGATTGCAGCCCGAGACCTTCGACCATTCATTCCTGAGCATGGATGAATAGAGTAAAATTGTGCCCAGAGGGTTATTTATCTCGTGCGCCACACCCGCGGCAAGCTGCCCGATTGAGGCCAGCTTTTCTGCCGAGTGGAGCTGCTCCTGCGTATTTTTCAGCTCATCATAGGCTTTTTCAAGCTTGTCAATTAAATACGGCAGGCACATTTCATCCTCAGCCAGACCCTTTGCAATTGCAACGGCATACTCACGGCATGAAACATAGCCGCAAGCCGTGCAGTTGAGCTCATCCTGCTTTTCAAATTTATTAGAACGGGCCAGTATTTCCTTTATCTTCTCTTCAGAAGGCATCGGCTTTCTCTGGTTTTTCGAAGAGAAATTCCTCCTGAAACTGATATTCCGGCTGTTGAAAATGTTGCTTTTCCACAAATGCTTGTCAACGTTGTTGATCTTTTCTTCGCAATACTTAATGACCTTTTCCCTTTTTGAGTAGTAATTAAGGTCACTGTCAATAGCCGGGCCGCTGATGCACCCCTCGCAGAAAAGTATGTCAACAAATTTCGAATTAATGTTTCCCTGCGCTATCTCGTTGAGTATTTCAAGCACTTTGTCCTTGCCTTCAACAACAATGGTCTCTTTGGCAAGAATGTCGTTCGAAATAGAAGCCGTCTTCAGGAGTCCGCCCGCAAGAGGGAAAACCTTTCCCATATGTGAGTGCGGCGGGTCAAAATCGTCATCCGGAAGGCCGGAAAGCTCAATTTTCTTGTTCCTGAAGATTTCCTTCAGCTCTGTAAAGGTAAGAACGGCATCAATTGCGCCTGACACCTCGTCGTCTATATACTCGCTTTTTTTTGCAACACAGGGCCCTATAAAGACAACCTTAATGTCTTTTCCCAGGTTGGCCTTCAGGTATCTTCCCATTGCTATCATGGGAGAGACGATTGTAGCCAGGTTCGGCACCAGCTCTTCACGATATTTTTCAATATAGTTATAAACAGCCGGGCACGACGAACTGATTATCGTCTTGCCATTAAAGGATTCCATTTCCCGGGAATAAAGCTGCCCTATCAGATCAGCCCCGAATGCGGTCTCTGCAACCGTCTTAAAACCCAGAAGACGAAGTGCAGCAGGCAGCTTTGTATAGCTTTCGGGAAAAGAGGCGGCAAACGACGGAGCAATTATGGCGACGGCCTTACCTGTGGTAAGTATATCCTCAAGTATAACCTCAATGTCGCTTTTTATCTGCTTTGCCTGCTGTGAGCAGACTTTCAGACAATGCCCGCAGCTGATGCACCTGTCCCCGATGACCACAGCCTGACCATTGACAACCCGGATAGCAATAGCAGGGCATTCTCTGATACAAGAGTAACATCTTTTGCATTTCTGCCCTATTGTGCTTACAATACTTTTGCCCATTGCTCTCGGATTCTACCTGGTTATGCAAACAATATAAAGCTGAACTTAAAAACTACCTGCTGTACCTTTTAACCGACACTGTTCTTTAGGAGTTCTTTTCTGTCGGTATACGTAGTATGCAGAATTTCATGCGATTTATGGCTGTTCGGCTCCTTGAAAAACTCCTTATAGATGGTTTTTACCGCCTCGTTATCATGGCTCCTGCGGCAGGCCATCTCTGCATCTATTTCATAGAGAGCTTTAATTCTCTTTTGTACCTTTTCAGGCTTGTTGTGTATCGGCTGTCCCCCGCCGTTTATGCAGCCGCCGGGGCAGGCCATAACTTCAATGAAATCGTATTTTGACGTGCCATTCTGAATTTCGTCCAGAACAGGACCGACGTTTCCGATTCCATTGACAACAGCAATATGTAATTCCATACTATCGATCTTTACGGAAGTTTCTTTAATGCCCTTGAGTCCGCGTATGTCTTCAAACTCAAGCTTTTCAAGCTCGTTTCCGGTAAGTATGTGGTATGCTGTTCTAAGGGCCGCTTCCATTACGCCGCCTGAGGTTCCGAAGATTACGGCAGCGCCGGTTGACTCCCCTAGCGGGTTGTCGAATTTGTCTTCGGGAAGATCGCTGAAATCGATTCCGGCCATTTTGAAATACCTGACTAGTTCGCGTGTTGTCAGAACTGCATCTACGTCCTGCATCAGGACTTCAGAGAGTTCCGGGCGGTCAGATTCAAATTTCTTAACCGTGCAGGGCATGATGGAAACAACAAATATATCCTTCGGGTCAAGCCCCATCTTCTTTGCATAATAGGTCTTTGTTATGGCGCCAAGCATTTCATGAGGCGACTTGCAGGTTGAAATGTGTTCAAGCATTTCAGGCCTGTTCTGCTCAATGTATTTAATCCAGCCCGGGCAGCAGCTTGTAAACATCGGGAGCTTCTTATTATTCTTGATCCTGTTGACCAGCTCCGTCCCCTCTTCCATAATTGTAAGGTCTGCGGCAAAGTTTGTGTCAAAGACCTTGTCGAAGCCGAGGCGTTTTAAGCCCGTAACCAGCTGTCCGGTAACGTTTGTGCCCATAGGGAGGTTGTATTCCTCACCCAGTGAAGCACGCACTGCAGGAGCAACCTGAGCGATGGTAAATTTTTTCTTGTCGTTCAGAGCGTATGCCACTTCTTTAAGAGCGCTTCTTTCCCTCAATGCTGCCGTAGGGCAGACGAGTATGCATTGCCCGCAGAGTATGCATTCGCTGACATTGATCCCTTTGTTGTACGGGGTCGTAACTATGCTTGAAAATCCCCTGTTTGTAAAGTCAATTGCACCTACTTTCTGAATCTCATTGCACACACGGACGCACCTGCCGCAGAGTATGCACTTGGCAGGATCCCTTTCAATTGAAGGGCTTGAAACGTCGATAGCATGTTTTTTGGTTTCTCCTGCGTAGCGGTGTTCTCTTACGCCGTACTGTTCGGAGAGGTCCTGCAGCTCGCAGTTCTTGTTGCGGACGCAGACGAGGCAATCCTGCGGATGATTTTCAACGAGCAGTTCCACAATGGTTTTTCTTGCGCGCCTTACCCTCGGGGAATTTGTTTCAACCACCATTCCCTCATAGACCGGATAAGCACAGCTTGGGATGAGTCCCCTCTGCCCTTCGACTTCCACAACGCACATACGGCAGGCTCCTGTGGGAGTCAGATTCTTCAGATGGCATAAAGTAGGCACATGTATTCCCACAGATTTTGCAGCATCAAGAATTGTCATTCCTTCTTCTGCATTAACTTTAATACTATTTATGGTTAACTGAACCATTAGAATCTCCTACTATTTCGATTTAATCGGAAAAAATTAGTTTATCTCAATAGCCTTAAAACGGCAGCTTTCGAAACACATGCCGCACTGAATGCATTTATCCTGAATAATGTAGTGTGCCTGCCCCTTCTCTCCGGCAATGGCTTCATTTGGACATTTCTTCAGGCAAAGCCCGCAGCCCGAGCAGATGCTGTTGTCTATGGTAAATGTCAAAAGCTCCTTGCAGACTCCTGCAGGGCATTTCCTGTCGTAGAGATGAGCTTCGTATTCTTCCTTAAAGTACCTTAAGCCTGAAAGGACCGGGTTTGGAGCCGTCTGCCCGAGGCCGCAAAGAGAGGTATCTTTTATCACGTCGGCCAGGCGCTGCAGGTGAACAACCCCCTTGAACCTTTGCAGCTGGTCCAGTTTGTCCTTTGTATTCTTGTAGCTCCTTGGAATTCTTTCAATTATTTCGAGCATGCGCTTTGTTCCTTCGCGGCACGGCACGCATTTTCCGCAGGATTCGTTCTGTATAAATGAGAGGAAGAATCTTGCTATGTCAACCATACAGGTATCTTCATCCATTACTACAAATCCGCCTGAACCCATCATGGCACCTACGGTTTTGAGAGATTCATAGTCAACCTGTGTCTTAATGACGCTGTCAGGAAGGCATCCGCCCGAAGGGCCTCCTATCTGAACAGCCTTAAAGAGCTTGTTGTTTGGAATTCCGCCCCCGATCTTGAAGACCACGTCTTCAAGCGTAACTCCCATAGGCACTTCAACGAGGCCCGAGTTCTTGATTTTGCCGGAAAGCGCAAATACTTTTGTTCCCTTGCTCGATTGCGTACCGATTGAGGAGAACCAGCCTGAGCCTCTGGCTATTACGGCAGGCACGTTGGCAAAGGTTTCAACGTTATTTATGATGGTCGGCTTACCCCAGAGCCCTGAATTAGCCGGGTAAGGGGGTCTGGGCTTCGGCATTCCGCGCTTGCCTTCAATTGAGGCAATAAGTGCCGTTTCCTCGCCGCAGACAAAAGCTCCGGCACCTTTTTTAACTTTCAGGTCAAAGCTGAAATTGCTGCCAAGTATGTTCTTACCAAGCAGTCCGTATTTCCTGCACTCTTTAATTGAGTTTTCCAGCCTTTCAATTGCAAGCGGATATTCTGCACGGCAGTATATATAGCCGTTGGTGGCTTCAATTGCATAGGCAGCAATGAGCATTCCTTCAATTATCCTGTAGGGATCGCTTTCCAGGACTGAGCGGTCCATGAATGCACCCGGATCGCCTTCATCAGCGTTGCAGATGATGTACTTTACGTCGCTCTTATTCTTAAGGGCGAGTTCCCACTTCTTTCCTGTAGGAAATCCGCCGCCGCCGCGTCCCCTTAGTCCACTGGCCAGGACTTCCTTTACAACGCCTTCTGGTTTCATGAGGCGCAGGACTTTGTCAAATCCTTTGAAGCCTCCTACACTTAAGTAGGCGTCAATTGATACAGGATCGATAATTCCGCAGTTTTCAAGTACAACTTTAAGCTGATGCTTGAAAAACGGGTCTTCGTTGATGTTTGGGACTTCAGGAGTGGATTTTCCGTGGGTTCCTAAGAGTTTTTCCTTGAAAACTCCTTTTTCCACTATTGTCCTTTGTATGAGCTTTGGGACAATTTTAGGGACAATTTCGCAGTACGAAATTCTGTCCTGTCCGGGGAGTTTAATGTCTACAATTACTTCTTTCGCACAGTAGCCTATACAGCCTGTAGCTACGATGCGGGCATTGATATTAAGTCTTTTTAATTCATTTACGATAGCCTCTTCAACTTTTTTCGCCCCTGATGCCAGTCCGCAGGTACCCATTCCAATAAAAATTACAGGAAGGTCGTGCTCCTTAAAGGTCAATTGTTTGTTCAGGCTGATGAACTTTTCCTGACATTCGGAATTATGGTGGCAAAGGGGGCCTTCGGTGCAGCATGTAACAAATTGGCTGCACGGTTTTTCTAAGCTGTGCCAGCATTCATCACAGCATTTATCCAGAAAGGTTTTCATTGTTCGCTCGTAATTTGTTCTTCAATTTTTTCTGATGAGACTTCTGAAGCAGTATATTTTTTCAGGATTCTCGGGATGTCCTTTACGGTTGCTCTGCCGTAATAGTCATCATTTACAACAATAACAGGAGCAATACTGCATGCTCCGATACAAGCTACAACTTCCAAAGTAAAATTCTTATCTCTTGTGGTCTCCCCTGCCTTGCAGTTCAAGGCTGTTTCCAAAGCAAATAACAGGTTTGCTGAACCTTTCACGTGGCATGCTGTTCCCCTGCATACTCTTATGATGTTTTTCCCAAGGGGTTTTAATCTGAACTGGTTGTAAAAGGTAGCAACTCCATAGATCCTGCTCAGGGGCATATCAAGAAATTCGCTAATATCCATCAGAGCTGATTCGGGTAGGTAACCATATATATTCTGCACCTCTTGCAGCAAGGATATTAAATTGCTTTTATCTTTGGGAGGATAATTGGAGAAAATGTTTGAATGCATCTTAATACCTATGTTTGGTTTGCTATGACTTTTGCAATTAATGTGCCATTTTTCGCCCCCTCATTTTTAGCTCAAAATGGGCACATATGAGTTTTTATGACGGATACTTATTGTGAATTTTTCTAACAATAACTATTATTTTCCTAACAATAAGAAAAGGAAAAAGTACAATAAAATTGGACCTCTGGTGCAATTTGGGCGGATAATCTTGATTTTATGTGGAAAAAGAAATGAGAAGCCCTGAATGCCGCCAATGGGGCATTCAGGGCCCTTTATTTTAGAATTGCTCAGGACCGGAGAAGGTTACTAGCCGATCGCATTGTTTTTTGCCGCAGATTCTTCTGCAAGTTTCTTCTTGTAATTCTTTACTTTCTCAAGCAGGCCCTTGTCCTCCACTGCCAGGATCTGTATGGCAAGAAGAGCCGCGTTTTTCGCTCCCCCGATAGCTACCGTAGCTACAGGAATGCCTGAAGGCATCTGAACGATGGACAGCAGTGAGTCCAACCCGTTTAAGGATTTACTTAAAATAGGAACTCCTATTACCGGCAGCGGAGTGTATGCCGCGGTTACACCCGGAAGATGTGCTGCCCCTCCGGCGCCTGCAATAATTACCTTAATACCCCTGTTTATGGCCTCTGTAGCATATTCTGCCAGCATGTGAGGTGTACGGTGTGCCGATATGATCTTAAGCTCGAACATGACGCCGAACTGATCGCAGACACTGGCGGCTTCTTTCATTACGGGCAGATCGGAATCGCTTCCCATTATTATAGCTATTTGCGGACTGAAATTTTCCATGTTTTTTCCTGAAATTGTTGCTTTCAAAAGATACATTCAATTTAAGAAAGATTCAATTTTCTCCTATTGCACTTTAGCCAGCAAAAGAAAAAAACAGGACAAAAAAAAAGGAATACCCGGCAGGGGGTATTCCATTTTATTAAAAATTATGCGCCTTATTTTTCAGTAATTGAACCGATGCCTGAAACGCTTCTTCTCACATTCTTGGGGTTTCCGTAGTAATCCAGGCTTCCCACACCCGATATGTCGGCTCTTAATTCCTTAGAGGCGTAAACCTCGGCCTTTGAAGCGCCGCTGATTTCCACATTGGCGTTATCTGCAAGAAGGTCACGGGCTTCCACTTTCACGGCACCCGAGAGGCTTAGCCTCAGCATGCCGGTTTTGCCCGAAAGATACATTTTCCCGGCACCGCTTGCATCGAGCTTAATCCTGTCGTTATTTACGTTTTCAACCGTTATGTTGCTTGCCCCGGAAGTTTCCACTTCATCAATATTAGAAGCCGTAATATTTACCTTTATCTTTTTCTTCGGGTTTATGCTCTTTGTATTATAAATATGCAAAGTATTTCCGCTGATTTCCGATTTTATTAGCGGCAGAATATTACTTTCAGCACTTATCGTCACACCCGGAGTAGAGCCGCAGGTGATATTTACCTCATATGCTCCACCAATATCAACCGCGTTAAAATCGCTCAAAGAGCGTGTTTCTTCCCTGCTTATGCCGCTTCCTCTTACACCGCCAAAGCCGTGGCAGTTGAATCCGAAACCGTGGCAGCCGGCAAAAACGAGAAATAATAATGCTGAAGCCAGTAAAACTCTTTTCATATGTCCTCCATGCTTAAAATCTTGACCCTTCTGGAAATTTAGACGCAGGAAGTTTCAGGAAGTTCTAAATTAAACATTTTTTTTTCATTTAGCCATGAATGGAGCCTGAGGAACAGTTCAATAACTTTTGGACTTCTTTCGATAGTAAAGTCCCGGTAAACCCGGTTTTTTTAAAGAAAAATATTATATATTTGCTGAACCATTTCAAGCAGCAGGCTTAAAGCCCGGCTCAGATCGCAAAAGGTCCAAAACGAAGTAATTCTTGAATTTAAGATAATATGAAAATTAAAGATATAAACGGCACAGGTTCCATTGACTTAAGAGAGCTCATAGCAACGGCATACGGGCACTTAAGGAACGGAAGATTTCAGGCGGCGCTTGAGACTTCAAGACAGGCCTACGAGGCAATGCCAAATGACAGCAGCGCAATTATCTGCCACGCCTGGGCGCTTCTGGAGAACGGCAGCCCCGCCAAGGCTCTTGAACTGGCAAACCTGGCTGTGGAATCTGACGAACACAGTTTTAATTCGCACCTCTACAGGGGCCTTTTCCTCAGCCGTATGAGTATTTACGAAGGAGCCTTAAGCGATCTTGACGTTGCAGTTAAAAACGAGGAATATCTCTTATCGATGGCTTACTTAAGCCGGGCAAGGAGCCTTGCCGGACTGGGAAGGTACTTTGAAGCCCTGGAGGAGATGGAAAAAGCCATACTGGTCTCGGGGGAGAATGTCCCGGATTTTAAGGAGCGCAAAAGATGGTACAGAATTGCAGCCGGATATAACGACCTCTTTGAAGAAAAGGCAGATGCCGGAATAGAGCAGCTTGAAGAGGCTGAAAAGGCGCTCAGCTTTGGCGAGAACTGGTTTACGCTTCTTATTGCAGGAAAGATCATTTCCAATAAATTATCAGGAAATGTTTCTGAAGAGATGCTCCAAAAGGCACAGATACTGGAACTGCGCGCGATGACTGCTCTTTTTCAATACCTCCCCGCCCTGCAGAAAGCAGAAAAATTAAAAGAAGGCCTCCGGGGAAATGTGGAATTTAAGGCCATTTATGTTGAGCTTTTAAGGCTCTGCAGTAAAAAGAATAATGATGATCCGGAAAGCCCTCTTCCGGCAGAAAAAGAGCGTGAGGATTCTCAAAACGCCAAAGAAAAGCCTTCTCCTGAAATTGAAGACAAAAATAACGGGGTTATAAGCCTCCGTAAAAGAATAGATTTTAAGAGCCACTCAAACCCCTTCGCGGAGTTCCTGGATGCTAAAATGTTCCCGTTCAGCTCCAACACAAGCGGAGAAATTAAAAGATACCTCGTACAGTTCAGCGCCCGGAATACATCCTTTATCGGAACGGAGCTTCTCCTAAGTAACCCGTTTTACCAGACGAGGGATTTCAGCCTTTCCGGCGAGGCTCTCTGGTACCTGAACGGAGAGGAAATAGGCCGGAACAGCTTCAGCGTCTTTATTGATAAGTCTTGGGAGGAGGCAACTTTCGTCCAGTACTGGGGGGCTGAGGTTCCGGGATACTGGGAAAAAGGACAGGCTAGAGTTGAAATCCTTATTGATGAACATAAGGTATGTGAACGCTGGTTTTTAATTTCCACAACTGAAATTGAGCAGTCGGCTGAAGCAAGATATCTGCCCGATGAAACTGAAACCCTGCCCGGGGAGCCTGATCCCGTCCCGGAGATAAGTCCCGTTAAAGTTAACCGGAACTACTCTTACCTTCCGCTTCCACAGGAGGAGGAGCCGCTTGAGGTTCTGCTCCAGAATCTTGATAGCCTTACGGGGTTAAATAAAGTTAAAGAAGCTCTGAGGGATTTTATCAGCTATCTTGAATTTCAGAATGAAAGGCAAAGGCTGGGCCTTAGCAGCAGCTCAAACTTTACGCTGCACTGTGTTTTTCAGGGAAACCCCGGTACAGGTAAAACAACTGTAGCCCGTATGCTGGGAAAGATTCTTAAGGCGATGGGTTTTCTTGAAAAAGGACACATCGTTGAAGTGGACAGGGCCGGCCTCGTGGGACAGTATATAGGCGAGACCGCCATAAAAACAGACAAGCTTGTATCGGAAGCCATGGGCGGCGTGCTTTTTATTGACGAGGCCTACAGCCTGGTTAAAAAGTCAGGCGGCGGGCAGGATTTCGGCCAGGAGGCAATTGACACACTCTTAAAAAGGATGGAGGACCATAAGGGTGAATTTGTGGTCATTGCAGCAGGTTATCCCGAGGAAATGCAGGCTTTCCTTAATTCCAACCCGGGACTAAAAAGCCGCTTTACACACAGCTTTGACTTTGAGGATTATTCACCCGAAGAACTTCTGGAGATATTTAAGGCAACAGCTTCTGCCGAGGAGTATACTCCAAGCGAAGAAGCCCTTGAAATGATAAAAAAAGAATTTACGCGCCTTTACAGGAAGCGCGACAAATCTTTCGGCAACGCCCGTTTGTCCGGCAGGTTCTTTAACGAATCCAAGCTTCAGCTGAGCAGAAGATTTACCAGGCTAAGCGACCAGGAAAAGTCAAAACAGGCTATGATGACGATTACTGAAGAAGACATAAAAGCGATCCTTTCAACAGAAAAGGAGAAAAATGTTTCAATCCCGATTGATGAAGAAGCTCTCAGCCGTGCTCTGGAAAAAATAAACAGCCTTTCAGGAATTGAATCCGTTAAAAAGGAGATCTCCGAGACCGTAAAGCTAGCCAGGTATCTGGCAAGCCAGGGAGAGGATCTGAATAAAAAGTTCTTATCGCACCTTGTTTTCCTTGGCAATCCCGGAACCGGAAAAACAACAGTAGCCCGTATATACAGTGAAATTATTTCAGCCCTGGGGATCCTGCCCCGCGGGCATTTAGTTGAGGCCGACAGGCAAAGGCTGGTTTCAGGCTATACAGGGCAGACGGCCATTCAGACCTCGGAAGTTATTGACCAGGCTCTTGGCGGCACACTTTTTATTGACGAGGCCTACAGCCTGGTTAAAAAGTCGGGCGGCGGGCAGGATTTCGGCCAGGAGGCAATTGACACACTCTTAAAGAGGATGGAAGACGACCGCGACAAGTTTATTGTTATTGCCGCCGGGTACACCGATGAAATGAAAAATTTTCTGGAGAGTAATCCCGGACTCAGGTCGCGCTTTACAAAAACCATTACATTTGAGGATTATAACCCCGACGACCTGCTTGAGATAACGCTTTCCATGGTCTCCCAAAAAGGCTTCTCACTTGAAAGTGATGCAAGGGAGCCTTTAAGAAAATACTACAACACGCTTTACAGAAACCGCGATAAATCCTTCGGCAACGCCAGAATTGTAAGAAACCTTGTTGAAAGCGCACTGAAAAACCAGATGCTCCGCATGTCTGAAATGCCCGAGGCCAGGAGAACCGAAACCGAAGCCGGAACCATAAAACTTGCGGATATGAAGAGCCTGATTTACGGCGCAAGTGAGAAGAGAAGCTTCAGGGTAGAAGGCGACATAGAGCAGCTGAACCACTGCATGCAGGAGCTTAAAAACCTGACCGGGCTTCTGCAGGTAAAAAAGACGGTCGAGAAACTCGTCTCGGGCCTGAAAGTGGCGAAGCTAAGGGAGAAAAGAGGCCTTTCAGTTATTGAGAAAAATATGCACGCTGTTTTCCTGGGAAACCCGGGAACCGGAAAAACAACGGTTGCACGCCTTTTGAGCAGGATATATAAAGAGATGGGACTCCTGGAAAAGGGGCATTTAGTTGAAGTTGACCGGGCCTCGCTTGTTGCAGGATACCAGGGGCAGACGGCAATTAAAACTGATGAAGTTATCCGTCAGGCACTGGGCGGCACACTCTTTATTGACGAGGCATACACACTTTCCAG is a genomic window containing:
- a CDS encoding response regulator, with the protein product MENHKPHVLIVDDERGLRLGTKRLLESEGFYAEAAENGTEGIRLAKMNEFDLAIIDLRMPDIDGIQVLKEIRKANPNTVCFIATAYASYDTAIESTKLGAYSYIPKPFTPDELLLQLRKGYEKRLLILEAERLRKEREERLLEIAYEKTRLKTIIDSITEGALVVNKTGELVLYNSSALKYLDLHEIFIGDVILEILPDEITQIIKKFIDSETYIPNSYSTQIELKPNKELVIEATCSPVPHADGSLAGVVTVIRNITESVKVEAIKSQFVSMVAHELKTPIAAVIGFLKIILDNEVNVSPEQQKDFLERSYTRLQNLVVMVNDLLDISRMELKKTQREIKELEISQTVRSIIEFLELELHKKKITVNFHIDSPGTKLKADQNEINRLFTNILSNAVKYNKDNGSIDISISSSGNYIITRISDTGIGMTKEEKSRLFQEFYRVKNDKTRGISGTGLGLSIVKRIVDSYAGKIEVESKSGEGTTFSVYLPLSINKQSGIAS
- a CDS encoding response regulator, with the protein product MSVHEKVKKILLVDDDIDLLEQHTILLKSKGYEIITAENVEDGWNEFKKEKPDAAILDLIMEEHDSGFILCHRIKRDPYGKNIPVFLLTSATYLTGYKFGSSTSEEKEWIKCDAVLNKPIVFEELLKKLEHFFETVA
- a CDS encoding GHKL domain-containing protein, whose translation is MGKSIVSTIGQKCKRCYSCIRECPAIAIRVVNGQAVVIGDRCISCGHCLKVCSQQAKQIKSDIEVILEDILTTGKAVAIIAPSFAASFPESYTKLPAALRLLGFKTVAETAFGADLIGQLYSREMESFNGKTIISSSCPAVYNYIEKYREELVPNLATIVSPMIAMGRYLKANLGKDIKVVFIGPCVAKKSEYIDDEVSGAIDAVLTFTELKEIFRNKKIELSGLPDDDFDPPHSHMGKVFPLAGGLLKTASISNDILAKETIVVEGKDKVLEILNEIAQGNINSKFVDILFCEGCISGPAIDSDLNYYSKREKVIKYCEEKINNVDKHLWKSNIFNSRNISFRRNFSSKNQRKPMPSEEKIKEILARSNKFEKQDELNCTACGYVSCREYAVAIAKGLAEDEMCLPYLIDKLEKAYDELKNTQEQLHSAEKLASIGQLAAGVAHEINNPLGTILLYSSMLRNEWSKVSGCNQYTEDLNMIIDETNRCKYIVANLLNFARQGKLKLSKINIWELLSKIMKAFSINPVYKDVKIVLENTAEEPVIEADADQIKEVFLNVLNNAFESFEDKKDKNVSVRVLRQEEYLVVEFKDTGCGIPKENLSKLFTPFFTTKKMGKGTGLGLAITYGIIKMHRGDIGVQSKLGEGTTFTLKLPSHLNNQTIMN
- a CDS encoding 2Fe-2S iron-sulfur cluster binding domain-containing protein, which gives rise to MLMVQLTINSIKVNAEEGMTILDAAKSVGIHVPTLCHLKNLTPTGACRMCVVEVEGQRGLIPSCAYPVYEGMVVETNSPRVRRARKTIVELLVENHPQDCLVCVRNKNCELQDLSEQYGVREHRYAGETKKHAIDVSSPSIERDPAKCILCGRCVRVCNEIQKVGAIDFTNRGFSSIVTTPYNKGINVSECILCGQCILVCPTAALRERSALKEVAYALNDKKKFTIAQVAPAVRASLGEEYNLPMGTNVTGQLVTGLKRLGFDKVFDTNFAADLTIMEEGTELVNRIKNNKKLPMFTSCCPGWIKYIEQNRPEMLEHISTCKSPHEMLGAITKTYYAKKMGLDPKDIFVVSIMPCTVKKFESDRPELSEVLMQDVDAVLTTRELVRYFKMAGIDFSDLPEDKFDNPLGESTGAAVIFGTSGGVMEAALRTAYHILTGNELEKLEFEDIRGLKGIKETSVKIDSMELHIAVVNGIGNVGPVLDEIQNGTSKYDFIEVMACPGGCINGGGQPIHNKPEKVQKRIKALYEIDAEMACRRSHDNEAVKTIYKEFFKEPNSHKSHEILHTTYTDRKELLKNSVG